The following are encoded in a window of Candidatus Microthrix parvicella Bio17-1 genomic DNA:
- a CDS encoding toll/interleukin-1 receptor domain-containing protein yields the protein MHGPSHTPTTSRQPAFGDATDADYQGFVSYAHANQAAAWQLLTEIDVASKVAAPPGSCFPRVSGWWDDQIAIGQGQWRQQIAAAVARCDFGIFLLSNDLLLSEFVRRHEWEPIRDDPTKIVIVAGLAPVDFGRARMHGFDDEQVYRWRERPNQHHHWFTELGPRNRRRFAMGLIEGLRDALTQRRTS from the coding sequence ATGCACGGCCCCAGTCACACACCCACGACCTCACGGCAGCCTGCCTTTGGCGACGCCACCGACGCCGACTATCAGGGCTTCGTGTCGTACGCCCACGCCAACCAGGCCGCCGCCTGGCAGCTCCTCACCGAGATCGACGTTGCCAGCAAGGTTGCTGCTCCCCCAGGCTCCTGTTTCCCGAGGGTCTCGGGGTGGTGGGATGACCAGATCGCCATCGGCCAAGGCCAGTGGCGACAGCAGATCGCCGCTGCGGTGGCACGCTGCGACTTTGGGATTTTCCTGCTCAGCAACGACCTGCTCCTCAGCGAGTTCGTCCGCCGTCACGAGTGGGAACCCATCAGGGACGACCCGACCAAGATCGTGATCGTCGCCGGGCTGGCACCGGTCGACTTCGGCAGAGCTCGAATGCACGGCTTCGACGACGAGCAGGTGTACCGCTGGCGTGAGCGACCCAACCAACACCACCACTGGTTCACCGAGCTCGGACCCCGAAACAGGCGACGATTCGCCATGGGGCTGATCGAAGGCCTTCGCGATGCGCTCACTCAACGGAGGACGTCATGA